In Anopheles arabiensis isolate DONGOLA chromosome X unlocalized genomic scaffold, AaraD3 X_pericentromeric_contig0036, whole genome shotgun sequence, the genomic stretch CATAAAAAcagattaaaacatttttagtgAATAATGCACTCTTTCGTATAAACTCAATCGTACATTATTCAAAAAGGGTggaggtgtagcatatctgctatacagaactaattataatacacactatcagctatagacacattggaaagccaaatcacaccattgtaacacattcattataacacactcagtaaatcagatcataccatacacacccggaagagctcaggccacaccgttcatataaaaacaattgtgacacacttaacagaaccaaccgaaacgtacaacataaacaattgtgacacacttaacagaaccaaccgaaacgtacaacataagcaggaacagtttatgcattataacccaaaacaggaacttagtgacaagaaccatcgttcttgtccaacaaaaaacctaacgtaactagctgagtgaaaacaataacttttcaacatacaacccggaaccaaatgtgagaaacccttaacttcttttgagtataaataaaaccaactccgatcatggcaagtcagattcgttcggactgtcaagataggacattacgctgcccaaaaatcttcgccttccaacttatttcaagagtttagttatgtccccttcccaaggtaaggcttctaaactccaacgtttccagtaaggaaacctcctaaaggtttctatgatcgcctggacgatcaagtgtcgaaaggtccgctcgaacgaagttttattccacctcggctcatgtcagcgaaaaactgacctaccgcgagggtactcgaagtacagttgtacgatcatcgcattacatggcgaccgtagctATCGTCCGAACATATTACAAGTGGAACAAGACGACACAACGCAATGATCAATGCATGATACTGTGCTGTCGCTTGGAGATATGCGAGTGGGTGATGAGTTTTTATTACTTGTAAATTGTTCAGGTCAAAAGGTTATGGAGAATTTTTCCTCTAGTGCTAGTTCGTGTATTACTCCAATAGGTGTTAGAAGCATTTAAATCGCCTACAAGCAGTATTGGGCCATTTATTTGGTTCAGAGTTTGTGTTAAGTATAAAAAGTTCGTTTGTGGGGTGCATTTTACAAGGGAAGTATGCAGAAACTATGGTAATATCGAATGGTACTTTTGTAGAGATAGCTATTAGTGGAAGGTCGGATGAGATGTTAAGTTGTGTGTGCGAAATGTTCTTGTGTGCGAAAAAATATCTacgcgtgtttgtttttttgtttagctttagataaaaaaatacGCAGCGAGTGTGAGCGATCGCTGAACGaaagaaacgcacacagcgcaacacgaaagaaacaaacacaagcacacgaaaGGATAGGCGCGCATGGGCGCGAGCATTGAGAGAGCGCACCGTGTATTTTGTATGGGAGCGGGAGAGAACCGTCCCAAATAGCATTGGAGCGTTACGTTTCgcgatttttgtatggaggcGTTACTGCTCGCTACCTGCTCATAACACTGCTCGATAGCAGTCCTTAGTGAGCAGGTAGCGTGTAACTGTCTATGTAAGCTCAATgaaagctcaaagctcaagcgtTACTTAGCGAGTGCTCGaaccacagtataacgctGAGGGTTCTGTAttcggatgtaaacaaaaacacacacacttttttaaatttcgatgcacattgtccagtacaacgataaaatgtattttatttaactattattCAATACTTACATGCCCCAATACATggttttacacgtttaaataCGATTTCAACCATCACTTTGGATGGTATCAACGGATGCCGACGGCGTTGTTGTCTCTGCGTCAGGCACATTTATTGTTGCCGCTTCTACCCCTCGGGTGAATCGTTAGAAAGCTGTATCACAACGATTAAACGCTCTAAATGTACCACTTGTAAagcgatacaaataaaataaaacacataatacaccGTACAACACACTTCTTCGCAACACTTGCACATAAACACCACTTGTCGATGCGGCGATACAATGTCCTggttgcagtggaaaaataaaaaggaaagattagaatgctttcatatatgacattattttataataccTTCCTTTCCATGCTATTTTGTGGTGTATGGCAACGTTGGTTGAGAATGTGCCGATCACGATCACAGCCGGCTTTAGTGATTGTTGTAGAAACTGTAACAAAGATCAATATCATTAAATCtgcattatttttacaattcattgtgatttcatgaaaaagtaaattgaaaaagtaaagtaaaagtgaaaaagtaaaacatttcatcttacCGGCGTCGTATTTCgtcggcatacacacacacacagctgctcgatcatactcggacgaatgttgccaaatttcgggatgaaatgatgtttttcctgtGGAATAATGTGTTCAAGCATTAAAAGATAGTTTATTTACTGAAATATGCACAGAACATTTACCTTTTCCCGAGTTTTCACATAAAATTTCACGATTATTCTGCACACAATCTTTACGGGCGGTTGtccgtgtttgtttacgtttctaaCTTGACAGATATGTTAGCTGTCGTGTGACGAAGTCAAATACATTCAAACCTCGCCAATTGCAAGTCTGCTTTTCAATTGAATACAAAATTCCGAGTTGTTCACATAAATATGAGAAAAGTCAGTTTATCCACattgtataaaataacaaacatgacAAAATACGCAGACATTAGTCGTGTTACAAAATGTCtttctaataaacaaaatctatctTTTTTGTAGACATATGATATAAATGCAATTAGCGAGTTCTAATTGTATCATATATATTGCTATTTTCAAAGcggtttcaattaaaacaaacattggtgttttttaaataatcagaaaaacaattataaacttaataatgattaaaatgtattttattacatttatgtaCAACGATAACTAAACTAGTAAGCATGTTCATGCACGtgtgtaattatttgataatttttttgtgATCCCAATATGAATGTTGTTGAGTAATGAATTTGTACGGTATAAACGTATGACCTTCTGTCACTTgaatttgttgcttgggaattGTATTGAGGGACGAATGAAGGAAACAAGGAATAAAGAATGAGTCTAGCGCAAGCGTTCAATCAGTACAGACGTTCCTCTCTCTACCAGTTGAGAAATTCACTAACTAAAACATTATGGTCCTTCGTAGAACCGGATAGAATTGGCTATCGAGATAACGACAATTCGTTGCACACGGGTGCATTAGTGGCAGTGTATTGTGCGTTTGCTGTTTCGATACTCGTAGAGAGATTGAGGAAGTGTGCATAACGGCAGTGTATTGTTCGCGCGAGTGTCACAGTGTGAGTTGGACACTAGGACATTCAGTGTGCGTGTAAAATAGCTGTGCGCGTTCGGACAGGCTCATACTTGAGCATACGCATGCGTTAGATCGTGCACTTCACAAGTGGCTTAATTGTGAAGTCCAGATACGCAACATTTGGTGCATCGAGCGTTAAAAGTGTTGAACGTTTTCGGTGAGAAGTGTTGTGTAGCTTCAGTGCGGGAGTGCAAGTGTCCCCACAAACCGAGTACCTGACTTCCAATTCGTGGAACGTCGTTGGTGGTATCGTTTGTTCCAGTGTAGGTGCGCAAGTTACCTACACACGCACATCGAGCGTTTTCAATCTGTGGAAACGTGGTCGGTGCGATACATTATTGTGTGTCGTCGAACCGCTGCCGTTCGAATTCACAAGAAATTACCAGTGCAGGTTTGCAAGTTCCTGTACAAAGCATATCGAACGTTTTCAATACGTGGAAACGTGGTCGGTGCCAGTTATTGTTTCTGACGGTCAAGCCTCAGTCTTTTGGACGCTTGTTGAACAATACATTGTTCAAGTGTTAGTGAACATTGAATTCAAAGTTGTATGTTTCAAGTGTAGGTGAGCAAGTTCCCTATACACGTACATCGAACGTTTTCAATCTGTGGAAACGCGGTCGGTACGGTATCTTTTGCTTGTGATCGATCATCAGTCGTTCGAATACGCAAGAAGTGTTTTCAGTGCAAGGAGGCAAGTTCCTGCTTAAGGCATATCGAACGTTTTAATTCGTGGAAAACGTGGTCGGTGCTAACAAACGTATTGTGAACAATACGGTTCGCGCGCGTTATTCAAACGGAGTGAGCGTGTGCGCGAGTGAACAATTCTCTCTTCTCGGGTAAAGCAAAGTTCCGCGTGTGTTAAtccgagtgtgtgcgtgtgtgagtgtatgcgaAGAATACGATCCGCGCGTGTTAATccgggtgtgtgcgtgagtgtgcgaACAATAAAACCGCGTGGTTTGAACTAATTCTACGGGTAGAGTACGGGACAAATTGAACTATTTTACGAACATTCAGTGTTGtgaaaagtgtttttgttacaAGTGAAAATGCCTGGTTCACCAGTTCCAACGACGTCGGCGGCGTTTGAGGAACAAGACGCATCGCATCGTGTATCACATGTGCAAGCTGCATCAGACAGCGATCATGTCCAAGCCAATCCAATACTGAGGGCAGCCGTGGCAAGAGAAGCTTCGGAGAGTGAGTTTGAAGGTTTTGAATCAGTAAATTCAAGTCCTACttttccaacagcagcaatgcTGGCGGAGAAAAGAAAGCGAATGCGTCAGCATTTCGACCAAAGGCTGGACCGCATTGATCAAGCACTACAGCATGCAACAAGAGCGGATGCCGCTTTTCTGAAAGGATGTGCGTCACGCTTGTCGATGCTATCCACGGAATATGAAACGTGGCACACCAACAATTTGGTTTCTTCTTCCAATGCACAGTtcgaacaagaagaagaagagtacgCCTCTTTCGAGAACCGCCATTTTGAGCTTTCATTGGCAATTGAAAGAAACTTGTCATCAAGTGTAGtttccacaccaacacgcGATACCatgccacacacaaaacttccCGAAATGCGCTTGCCAACTTTTGATGGAAAGATGGAAGATTGGTTACCGTTTCGAGATGCCTTTCTCAGTCTTATTGATCGCAATAAGAATTTAGCCGACGTAGACAAGCTACGATACTTAAAAGGCTCTCTTCAAAGGATGCTCTTAACGTAGTAGGAGACATCGAAATCACCGACGCAAATTATTCTGTTGCCTGGGAAGTATTGAAATCGCgattcgaaaacaaaaagctagtGGTGAAACGATATCTTGATGGATTATTTGCGATACCACATATGAAAAAGGAATCATACGAATCActgatttctttaattgaCAGTTTTGAGCGTGGTGTTAAAATGACGACTAGAATGGGAGTGGCCACGGAAGGATGGAGCGTGCTCTTAGCTCACATGGTCTGCTCTAAATTAGACCTGGCCACACTTAAACAATGGGAAATACATCATAGCTCAACCAATGTTCCCACGTATGACGAGATCATGAAATTCCTTCGCAGCCAAGCAACTGTTTTGCAAGCCATGGCTCCAGACAGGAATCGAACAAgtgaagcaacaacagctgGAGGCAGAATGAAAACCCGCAACGAAGTGTACAGCGTGGTTAAGCCGGCCACAAAGGTTTGTTCATTCTGCAAAAGGGCTTCACATGCTGCGTACCTGTGCGAAGTGTTTCGAAATGCATCTGTGGAAAGGCGACACGAGCTAGTGAGGAACGGACAGTTGTGTTTTAACTGTTTGTCGGCGGGTCATCAGCGAAAGGATTGTTCGTCCGGATCTTGCCGTGTATGTCAGCGAAATCATCATACGATGCTTCACAAACCGAATTCTCCAATTGATCAGTCGTCATTAGCATCAGCGTCATCACTGCCGTCTACATCAAATGCAGAAGCAGCTACACCGGCTTCTATTGTTCAACATTGTGCGCGCAACAATTTCGAAAAAATAATCCTGTTACCAACAGCAATGGTACAAGTAGTGAATGTTGACGGAACACGTATCTGGGCTCGAGCTTTACTGGATGGAGGTTCACAGATCAACATTGTTACGGAACGATTGGTACAGCTGTTGAGAGTCCAGAAGAGGAACGAGCATCATCTGCTTGGTGGAATAGGGAAGGCACAGCATTCGTCTCATCATTCTGTGAGCCTTGCTATCCACTCTCACTGCTCTACCTTCAAGGCAAGCTGGAAGTTCCATGTGCTGCGAAGTGACGTGGGACCAGCCAGCACATGCAGTCAATCCGGAAGGATTGAACCTACCGAAGGGAGTGACGTTGGCGGATCCTCATTTCTATGAGCCAGGGCCAATTGATCTACTTATTGGGCGAGAAGGTTACAACGATCTACTTTTGGGTAACATTCTTCGGTTGAATAGCCCAAAACTACTACTGCAAAACACGGAGCTGGGTTGGATTGTCTCAGGTCAGGTAAGCCAAGGTCTAACACACTCTTCCTTAGTGCTCAACGTCATGACGCTGAATGACCAACTAAGCCGGTTTTGGGAACTGGAAGGCTGCTACTCCCCTGCGATGTTATCCGTCGAGGAAGCTGAGTGTGAGGCAGCATTTGTACAAACAACTTCACGAGACCACGAAGGCCGTTTCGTGGTAGCCTTACCAACGCGTACTGAAAGGCTTAATCAACTAGGTGACTCTTATGAAGCTGCATCACGGCGGCTACAATCGCTCTGTAGGCGATTAAATATCGACTCGAAATTGAAGCAGGAATATTCTAAATTCCTACAGGAGTATCTCGATCTAGGACACATGGAAGAAATTCCATCTGACCGCCAAGACATTGGAAAGACGTATTACATGCCGCATCATTGTGTAGTACGACCCGACAGCCTCACGACTAAGCTAAGAGTCGTATTTGATGCATCCAGTTCTACGGATACAGGGGTATCCTCAACGATGCACTGATGGTGGGACCTTCAGTGCAAGATGATCTTTTGTCGTTGTTACTCCGATTTAGAGTACCCAGATTTGCGATTTTGGCTgacattgaaaaatgtatcgCCAAATTTGGGTGAAGGAATCCGATCGTCTTCAACGCATCCTGTGGAAAGAATCTGCTGATGATAGAATTCGCATCTATCAGCTGAAAACCGTTACGTACGGCACAGCCTGCGCACCTTACTTGGCCACCCGTTGTCTGCAAGCGTTGGCTAaggaaggagaaaacaaaagatatCCCCAGGGCATCCAAGGTCCTCGAGCAAGATTTTTACATGGATGACATGATCACCGGTGTGGAATCTGTTGAAGATGGCCGGATTATTTGCAGCGAAATAAATCAGCTTCTACAATCGGCAGGATTTCACCTGCGCAAATGGGCTTCAAACTCGTCTGAGTTACTGGAGCAAATACCAGCTGAACTACAAATCGAGGGAGATGTTTTGAACATCGATCGCAGCACATCCATCAAGGCTTTGGGTTTAAGATGGATGCCATCATCGGACCAGCTAGGGTTTAGTGTGCCTGGTTGGAAGGAATCAGAAATCATCACCAAACGCATTGCGTTATCAGACGCAGCTAAGTTGTTCGATCCTCTTGGACTGTTAGGACCAGTCATTGTAGTAGCAAAGTGTTTCATGCAAGAGCTCTGGAAGAACGAAAATACCTGGGATGAACCTTTGGAGTCTGAACGGCAACAATTCTGGTTGCGCTTCAGAGAACAACTCGCTGATCTGACTAGCTTGACAATTCCACGACGAGCAATTTGTGGAACAGTGCGAATTGAAGCTCACGGATTTAGTGATGCTTCCCTACGGGCTTATGGCGCCTGTATCTACATACGAGCAGAATCGTCCGATGGCCAAGTCTCAGTACGGTTGTTATGTGCTAAGTCAAAGGTGGCACCGATACCTAATACCAAACGGAAGAAAAACGTGTCCCTTCCACGGCTCGAGTTGTCGGGAGCGTTGTTACTATCACACTTATGGCAGAAGGTGAAGCAAGGGGTGAAATTGGAGCTTAAAATCAACTTCTGGGTTGATTCGACGATAGTTCTTCATTGGCTTTCAAGCAGTCCTTCCCGTTGGAAACAGTTCGTTGCGAACCGAGTTGCGGAAATCCAGCACCAAACCTACAAGATGCCTTGGAGTTATGTGGCCAGCGAGCACAATCCAGCTGACATTATTTCCAGGGGAATGATGCCTTTGCAGCTCATGGATTCCCAACTTTGGTGGCAAGGGCCCTCATGGTTGCATCTTCCAAGTCAAGCTTGGCCTACGAACAAACCCAATACTGAAATTTCCTCGGAAGATTTGGAAGAGCGATCGATTGTAGCCACATCTCAACAGGTACCGCCAAATTTTCTATTCGATCTTTCTTCATCTTACGAAAAATTGGTGCGACTTACGGCATATCTGCTGCGATTCATGTACAATTGTCAACCGACACACCGCGGAAATCTACGAAAGGGGTTTCTAAAAATAGATGAATTAGTGTCAGCGTCTCTAACGCTCGTTCGTCTGGCCCAACAAGAAACCTTTGCTGAGGAGCTTCGGGATGTTCGTCAAACTGGAGCGGTCAAGCCGAACTCAAAACTGAAAACGCTAACACCTATTCTGAAAGAGGGTATCCTACGTGTGGGTGGTCGTTTGAGAAACGCGCCTGTTTCTTATGAACGCAAACATCCGATAATTTTAGCGTTTTCTCACCCATTGACCCTACTGATTGCGCGTTCTTATCATCGACAATATCTGCATGCGGGACAACAAGAGCTCATATCTAGCCTGCGTGAGAGATTCTGGCCCCTTCGCGTACGCAACCTGGCACGAAAGGTCGTATATGAGTTTGTAAGTTGTTTCCGATCCAAACCAACAACGGCAGAGCAAATCATGGGAGATTTGCCCAGCGAACGCAATAAACCCAATTCTCCCATTCTACAACACTGGTGTGGATCTGTGTGGTCCATTATTCTATAGACAAACCAACAAGAAGACTGCTCCAATCAAATGCTATGTTGCTGTTTTCGTCTGTCTTGTGATCAAGGCAGTACATGTGGAGCTTATTGCCGATTTGTCTACTCCAGCCTTCATTTCTACATTGAAGCGTTTCATAGCTCGTCGCGGTAAACCATCCGTAATCCAGTGCGACAACGCCAAAATTTCCGGGAGCTGATCGAGCGCTCAAGGAGATGTATGAGCTGttccagaaacaacaacatcaggaTGCTGTTACAACTTACTGCGGAACGGAAGGGATCACCTTCAACTTCATCCCTCCGCGGTCACCCCATTTCGGTGGGATCTGGGAGGCCGCAGTGAAGTCGCTGAAACGGCATCTCAAGGCTACGATAGGATCCAGTATCTTGCGGCGAGACGACCTGGAAACTATCTTAGTTCAAGTGGAGGCTTGTTTGAACTCGCGACCGTTAACTGCACTTTCCAACGATCCAGAGGACCTGGAAATTCTGACACCGGGTCATTTTTGATTCAACGGGCGCTTACATCGGTCCCTGAGCCATCTTATGCTGAGATTCCAGGCAACCGCCTGGACCGCTATCAACAATTGCAGGAGTATGTTCGGCAGATTTGGAAGCGATGGAATCGAGACTACTTGTCTGGTTTGCATCCGCGTACCCGGTGGACTTCAAGGCGAGACAACGTTCGGGAGGGCACTATGGTCCTGCTGAAGGAGGACAACCTTCCCCTCTAAAATGGCGCTTCGGCCGAGTGCTGAAGATTTATCCTGGTGATGACGGCTTGGTTCGAGTGGTTGATGTGAAAACGAAGGATGGACTTTACAGAAGAGCCATCACCAAGATCTGTATACTGCCCGGACagaaggaagaaagagaggTTTCGTAATAAGGGTTGAAAGCTACCTTTCAACGGGGGCGGCTATGTTGAGTAATGAATTTGTACGGTATAAACGTATGACCTTCTGTCACTTgaatttgttgcttgggaattGTATTGAGGGACGAATGAAGGAAACAAGGAATAAAGAATGAGTCTAGCGCAAGCGTTCAATCAGTACAGACGTTCCTCTCTCTACCAGTTGAGAAATTCACTaactaaaacaaatgttattaagtaaaacagacaatttactctgttcctttttcaattcttcaagATAAGGTTTTTTAAAGTAGAAACATGtaagtttgtttaaaaaacatatataaatacacatacatgtataaataaaaatatagaaatatatatatatatatatatatatatatatatatatatatatatatatatatatatatatatatatatatatatatatatatatatatataaacatatatatatatatatatatatttatatatatatatatatatatatatatatatatatatatatatatatatatatatatatatatatatatatatatatatatatatatatatatatatatatatatatatatatatatatatatatacttatatatatatatacatttattcatatggtatataatattataatatatataatatactTTATATAAAttgttaatataattttttaacctttaattttttcataaaattttagtacaagtttttgttacttttgttttaaaatatgtgatCTGAATCGTTATGAAATATCCATCACTCATCTTTTCCAAATTCAGTTAGACCATCTCGCTTTGCTTTGAATTCTAAGTCAGAATGTATGGGGTGCGCGGTACGGGTAAGAAGAACATAGGGGCGGGGGTACAAATAAACGCATCACAACACCAAAGTCTGGGTGAGACGGTGATGGTGTGAAACGCTTCTTGCTTCAAGCTCTTGCGGTAACAGCGttaaagacaacaacaacaacagagaatAACGCATCGcgtagaaacaaacacaccgttcgTGGGTATGT encodes the following:
- the LOC120908209 gene encoding uncharacterized protein LOC120908209, whose amino-acid sequence is MCCEVTWDQPAHAVNPEGLNLPKGVTLADPHFYEPGPIDLLIGREGYNDLLLGNILRLNSPKLLLQNTELGWIVSGQVSQGLTHSSLVLNVMTLNDQLSRFWELEGCYSPAMLSVEEAECEAAFVQTTSRDHEGRFVVALPTRTERLNQLGDSYEAASRRLQSLCRRLNIDSKLKQEYSKFLQEYLDLGHMEEIPSDRQDIGKTYYMPHHCVVRPDSLTTKLRVVFDASSSTDTGVSSTMH